A genome region from Gopherus evgoodei ecotype Sinaloan lineage unplaced genomic scaffold, rGopEvg1_v1.p scaffold_35_arrow_ctg1, whole genome shotgun sequence includes the following:
- the PRRG2 gene encoding transmembrane gamma-carboxyglutamic acid protein 2, whose amino-acid sequence MWRLPVLLLLGQAFVSTFASPSHRQQPHTPLGGQVFLGADAAQGFLGRRLLYNHWDFELVTPGNLERECWEEVCNYEEAREVFENDVATKAFWDTYPHNGKGGSSDSPGVDVAGLVAGLVAGLVLMIMVGVIAMYWVKYRSKERRQRSIHVPLNPDVPLTCLPGDPKPLGPPGLPSYQEALEASGVHDAPPPPYPRAPSSSAQPH is encoded by the exons atgtggagGTTGCCCGTCCTGCTCCTGCTGGGCCAGGCTTTCGTCTCCACCTTTGCCAgcccctcccacaggcagcagcccCACACACCACTCGGGGGACaag TGTTCCTGGGTGCAGATGCCGCACAGGGATTCTTGGGGCGCCGACTTCTCTACAATCATTGGGACTTCGAGCTGGTGACGCCGGGGAACCTGGAACGCGAGTGCTGGGAGGAGGTTTGCAACTACGAGGAGGCGCGGGAAGTCTTCGAGAACGACGTTGCAACA AAAGCCTTTTGGGACACTTATCCCCACAATGGGAAAGGCGGGAGCTCAG ACAGCCCCGGTGTGGACGTGGCCGGGCTGGTGGCCGGGCTGGTGGCCGGGCTAGTTCTGATGATCATGGTCGGTGTCATTGCCATGTATTGGGTCAAGTACCGGTCCAAGGAGCGCAGGCAACGCAG CATCCACGTGCCCCTGAATCCCGATGTGCCCCTGACCTGCCTCCCTGGCGACCCCAAGCCGCTGGgcccccctgggctgccctcgtaccaggaggcactggagGCGTCGGGTGTCCACGACGCGCCCCCCCCGCCCTATCCCAG ggctcccagctcttctgcccagccccactga